The proteins below are encoded in one region of Panulirus ornatus isolate Po-2019 chromosome 4, ASM3632096v1, whole genome shotgun sequence:
- the LOC139764612 gene encoding carbohydrate sulfotransferase 1-like, with protein MNQAGKERRWALLSLLLLGMWFSLLVMYRQGPLIRKVVSVRDTVFGLQKENHGVKQVILLTQMRSGSSFTGHLLMAASSTFYTEEPVREFLGAEPTTLDETAAAIALLRDISLCRFSARPDYYERRLLGTHHHNPDTVRLCYDSNQVCRDPATNEALCLAARVRLTRVVSLDLAALTPLLRDPDLTLYIIHLVRDPRGTLASRQDLRKYFDEKARNMSAVCSRYRRDLHTADVFKASHPDRYIFLRYEDLSLHTSQNLLRLYRTLDLPYTAVVSAAVARHTLGYSGNTNNSYGTFRNSSATVFQWRKRLSFAEVTRVQQECQDVMLSYGYRIFTSHQEYQDPGVQVLLTNTS; from the exons ATGAATCAagctggaaaagagagaagatGGGCGCTACTGTCTCTACTCCTGCTGGGGATGTGGTTCTCCCTGCTGGTCATGTACAGACAAGGTCCTCTGATACGGAAAGTGGTCAGTGTGAGGGATACAGTGTTTGGACTGCAGAAGGAGAACCATGGTGTGAAGCAGGTCATCTTATTGACCCAGATGCGTTCAGGGTCGTCCTTCACTGGTCATCTCCTGATGGCGGCGTCCTCCACTTTCTACACAGAGGAACCCGTCAGAGAGTTCCTGGGCGCCGAGCCCACTACCTTAGATGAGACAGCGGCGGCCATCGCCCTCCTACGGGATATATCCCTGTGTCGGTTCTCCGCTCGGCCCGACTACTACGAGCGCCGTCTGCTTGGAacgcaccaccacaaccccgacACCGTCCGCCTCTGTTATGACTCCAACCAAGTCTGCCGGGACCCCGCCACCAACGAGGCGCTCTGTCTCGCCGCTCGGGTCCGTCTGACGAGGGTGGTGTCCCTGGACCTGGCTGCCCTCACACCCCTGCTACGAGACCCGGACTTGACTCTTTACATCATCCACCTTGTGCGTGACCCCAGGGGAACCTTGGCATCTCGACAAGACCTTCGTAAATACTTCGACGAGAAAGCGAGGAACATGAGCGCGGTGTGCAGCCGCTACCGGCGGGACCTGCACACTGCAGACGTCTTCAAGGCTTCCCATCCCGACAG GTACATCTTCCTGCGGTACGAGGACCTGAGCCTTCACACGTCACAGAACCTCCTGCGTCTCTACCGCACGTTGGACCTGCCCTACACGGCCGTCGTCAGCGCCGCCGTCGCCCGCCATACCCTGGGCTACTCAGGCAATACCAACAACAGCTATGGTACCTTCAGAAACTCCTCGGCCACAGTGTTCCAGTGGCGGAAAAGGCTCTCCTTCGCAGAGGTGACGAGGGTGCAACAGGAGTGCCAGGACGTGATGCTGTCCTACGGGTACAGGATCTTCACCAGTCACCAGGAGTACCAGGATCCTGGtgtccaggtcctcctgactaacacCTCCTAA
- the LOC139746193 gene encoding alpha-(1,3)-fucosyltransferase C-like, giving the protein MKQNIKLSVFFGCLVMFMLFVVFLEEQENWLIDPEYVRADDGGRFRSPKVWSYSALKQENYSRRSVTSAGGNGPNDSQSGCGNRSWSGHRLNLYDEFPIAPPVYVGDMPKEFRNTDQGIDPYHAGLKKILVWAEGYGSKTMAFGYGRAPFQAAHCQVDACLLTANSSLVPLQEFDAVIFHFRATEINKMPQVRSSHQRWVFWEIESASYVYQDPARYNAHFNWTMTYRRDSDIAYPYGRVYRVPSPAAPSGEVRNYAAGKTKMAAWFVSNCFTHSKREKLVKFMRRFLQVDVYGKCGPFNCSRDDPAKCYYMLEKDYKFYLSFENSLCKDYVTEKFFSLLKYDVVPVVFGLGGYDHLAPPHSYINVLDFATLEGLVNYLKYLHANDTAYNEYFKWKDRYVVHDGWSARAQSFCELCRKLHQDTTTHVYQDLKQWFVTQGHCKKLDTRTWRRWR; this is encoded by the exons GTGTTCTTCGGCTGTCTGGTGATGTTCATGTTGTTCGTCGTGTTCCTCGAAGAACAGGAGAACTGGCTCATTGACCCAGAGTACGTCCGTGCTGATGACGGTGGACGTTTCAG GTCACCAAAAGTCTGGAGCTACTCAGCGCTTAAACAGGAGAACTATTCTAGGAGGTCAGTGACTTCTGCTGGTGGGAATGGTCCTAATGATTCTCAGTCTGGCTGTGGCAACAGAAGCTGGTCTGGTCATCGGTTGAACCTTTATGATGAATTCCCTATTGCGCCGCCTGTCTATGTCGGCGACATGCCTAAGGAGTTCAGAAATACTGACCAAGGAATAGATCCTTATCATGCAGGACTGAAGAAGATCTTAGTCTGGGCAGAG GGCTACGGGTCCAAGACGATGGCGTTTGGGTACGGACGGGCGCCGTTCCAGGCGGCACACTGCCAGGTAGACGCCTGTCTGCTCACAGCCAACAGCTCCCTGGTGCCCCTGCAGGAGTTCGATGCCGTCATCTTCCACTTCAGGGCGACGGAGATCAACAAGATGCCACAAGTCAG GTCCTCTCACCAGCGCTGGGTGTTCTGGGAGATAGAGTCGGCCTCGTACGTCTACCAGGACCCGGCCAGATACAACGCACACTTCAACTGGACGATGACATACAGGAGGGACTCTGACATCGCTTACCC GTACGGCCGTGTGTACCGGGTACCGTCGCCAGCGGCTCCAAGCGGTGAGGTCAGGAACTACGCCGCCGGTAAGACAAAGATGGCCGCCTGGTTCGTCTCCAACTGCTTCACCCACTccaagagagagaagctggtcAAGTTCATGCGTCGGTTCCTCCAG GTGGACGTGTATGGTAAGTGTGGACCCTTCAATTGCTCGCGTGACGACCCTGCCAAGTGCTACTACATGCTGGAGAAGGACTACAAGTTCTACCTGTCCTTTGAGAACTCGCTCTGTAAGGACTACGTCACCGAGAAGTTCTTCTCCCTCCTGAA GTACGATGTGGTCCCCGTGGTCTTCGGTCTGGGGGGTTACGACCACCTGGCACCCCCTCACTCCTACATCAACGTCCTGGACTTCGCCACTCTGGAAGGCCTCGTCAACTACCTCAAGTACCTGCACGCTAACGACACCGCCTACAATGAGTACTTCAA ATGGAAGGACAGGTACGTCGTGCACGACGGCTGGTCGGCCAGAGCCCAGAGCTTCTGCGAGCTGTGCAGGAAGCTCCaccaggacaccaccacacacgtctaCCAGGACCTGAAGCAATGGTTCGTGACGCAAGGCCACTGTAAGAAGCTGGACACCAGGACCTGGCGAAGGTGGAGGTAG